A single window of Agromyces aureus DNA harbors:
- a CDS encoding MFS transporter, with amino-acid sequence MTNRRILITELRSVLLARAHPLPQVVLNEEEPHVDPARRPRRPHRTHRPDGRRLVHRTTARRGSREPAADEAHPPGLLLAGLALFATYAGLIAILLPIQVALIDEANKVANLAIIMTTSFVFTLFAQPIVGAISDRTRSRLGRRAPWMIGGALIGGVLLFGMGFLDSILWLTVFWVLIQVSLNAVQGPLSAITPDRFPRDRRGVASAMLGLGMQIGGTLGVIIAGQFATNFGVGYSVFGVIVIVATIVYVVIDRDWSSKQASVEPWSWRAFLAGFWISPKRHPDFAWAFTARFLFMLGYFVVAAYGLYILTDYIGMSLTDAAGAQVTLTLAGLVPTLVAVAVSGWWSDRIRRRKVFIYASSAIMVTSLAFPLLMPDMTGMLIMNVIIGFGFGFYMSVDTALMTEVLPGGGTDAGKDLGILNIATNIPQAMSAAVAGLIIGTLGGYPMLFVFAMVFVVIAAIAVAPIKSVR; translated from the coding sequence GTGACGAACCGGCGCATACTCATCACCGAGCTTCGTTCGGTTTTACTCGCCCGCGCTCATCCCCTCCCCCAGGTCGTTCTCAACGAAGAGGAGCCTCATGTCGATCCCGCCCGCCGCCCCCGGCGACCCCACCGCACTCATCGCCCCGACGGGCGTCGTCTCGTCCACCGCACCACTGCCCGGCGAGGCTCCCGCGAGCCCGCCGCCGACGAAGCGCACCCTCCCGGCCTCCTGCTCGCCGGACTCGCCCTGTTCGCCACGTACGCGGGGCTCATCGCCATCCTGCTGCCCATCCAGGTCGCCCTCATCGACGAGGCGAACAAGGTCGCGAACCTCGCGATCATCATGACGACCTCGTTCGTGTTCACGCTCTTCGCGCAGCCGATCGTCGGCGCGATCAGCGACCGCACGCGCTCGCGCCTCGGCCGCCGTGCACCCTGGATGATCGGCGGCGCCCTCATCGGCGGCGTGCTGCTGTTCGGCATGGGGTTCCTCGACTCGATCCTCTGGCTGACCGTGTTCTGGGTGCTCATCCAGGTGTCGCTGAACGCGGTCCAGGGCCCGCTGTCGGCGATCACGCCCGACCGCTTCCCCCGCGACCGCCGCGGCGTCGCGAGCGCGATGCTCGGCCTCGGCATGCAGATCGGCGGTACGCTCGGCGTGATCATCGCCGGCCAGTTCGCGACGAACTTCGGCGTCGGATACTCGGTGTTCGGCGTCATCGTGATCGTCGCGACGATCGTCTACGTCGTCATCGACCGCGACTGGTCGTCGAAGCAGGCATCCGTCGAGCCGTGGAGCTGGAGGGCCTTCCTGGCCGGCTTCTGGATCAGCCCCAAGCGCCACCCCGACTTCGCCTGGGCGTTCACGGCCCGGTTCCTGTTCATGCTCGGCTACTTCGTCGTCGCCGCATACGGCCTCTACATCCTCACCGACTACATCGGCATGTCGTTGACGGATGCCGCGGGGGCCCAGGTCACGCTCACCCTCGCCGGGCTCGTGCCGACCCTGGTGGCCGTCGCCGTCTCCGGTTGGTGGAGCGACCGCATCCGCCGCCGCAAGGTGTTCATCTACGCCTCGTCGGCGATCATGGTCACGAGCCTCGCGTTCCCGCTGCTCATGCCCGACATGACCGGCATGCTCATCATGAACGTCATCATCGGGTTCGGATTCGGGTTCTACATGTCGGTCGACACCGCCCTCATGACCGAGGTGCTGCCGGGCGGCGGCACCGACGCGGGCAAGGACCTCGGCATCCTGAACATCGCCACGAACATCC
- a CDS encoding DUF805 domain-containing protein — translation MTAFAPPHQTPVAQAARLDLPLYGATFGQSVSRFFRNYARFSGRASRSEFWWAYLFQSIIGFVLGTLLGIVLMIAMLAVFASAVQGNTETLGAFGIPQVTIDVVVAIGVPTIVSLVLLLPLLVPSIAVTVRRLHDTNRSGWWYLLSLVPVGGYVVLVFAILEPDPAGARFDVR, via the coding sequence ATGACCGCGTTCGCACCGCCCCATCAGACCCCGGTCGCGCAAGCCGCCCGGCTCGACCTCCCGCTGTACGGAGCGACGTTCGGTCAGTCCGTCTCGAGGTTCTTCCGCAACTACGCGCGATTCTCCGGCCGCGCGAGCCGGTCGGAGTTCTGGTGGGCCTACCTGTTCCAGTCGATCATCGGGTTCGTGCTGGGGACGCTGCTCGGCATCGTCCTCATGATCGCGATGCTGGCCGTCTTCGCGTCCGCCGTGCAGGGCAACACCGAGACTCTGGGCGCGTTCGGCATCCCCCAGGTGACCATCGACGTCGTCGTCGCGATCGGCGTGCCGACCATCGTCAGCCTCGTCCTGCTGCTGCCGCTGCTCGTGCCGTCGATCGCGGTGACCGTGCGGCGACTGCACGACACGAATCGATCCGGATGGTGGTACCTGCTCTCGCTGGTGCCGGTGGGCGGCTACGTGGTGCTGGTGTTCGCCATCCTCGAGCCCGACCCGGCTGGAGCACGCTTCGACGTTCGGTGA
- a CDS encoding ROK family transcriptional regulator: MPRAPRSLVSGDVRRHNLTLVLEHLVAAGPSARSEIAAATGLTRGAVTALATALSEAGVVREAEPTQTGRGRPITRLALAADTVAVLVVQVDADTATALLANLAGDELHRVERRHGRPMGDPEAVLDVLAEVTRDALRAAAMLGRRVVETPVVVFAPVGGEPPVVLADTDLGWGVVDLLDGLRSRVPELPAAVTLASDGWLAARAERSLLDDIDDLVYVKSNSGIGGAIITGGRIVEGAHGVGASLGHLALIPDGPSCECGQIGCLVTIAGPDALLERAGLTRLVGDRGLAAALDEFSRRLDAGEPAATAAWNDALPWIARALQVLSLATDPSSIVIGGFWAAHAGSIERAFRANRPAVAEAFGRPASAIPTVSAGRLGADAALLGAAWAARDRLLADPARLGV; the protein is encoded by the coding sequence ATGCCGCGGGCACCGCGTTCGCTCGTCTCGGGCGACGTCCGGCGGCACAACCTGACCCTCGTGCTCGAGCACCTCGTCGCGGCCGGCCCGAGCGCGCGCAGCGAGATCGCGGCCGCGACCGGACTCACCCGGGGCGCGGTGACGGCACTCGCGACCGCCCTCTCCGAGGCGGGCGTGGTTCGCGAGGCCGAGCCGACGCAGACCGGACGCGGGCGGCCGATCACCCGGCTCGCGCTGGCGGCCGACACGGTCGCCGTGCTCGTCGTCCAGGTCGACGCGGATACCGCAACCGCACTGCTCGCGAACCTCGCGGGCGACGAGCTGCACCGGGTCGAGCGCCGTCACGGGCGCCCGATGGGTGATCCCGAGGCGGTCCTCGACGTGCTGGCCGAGGTGACCCGCGACGCGCTCCGGGCCGCAGCGATGCTCGGGCGCCGGGTCGTCGAGACGCCGGTCGTCGTCTTCGCGCCGGTCGGGGGCGAGCCACCCGTCGTGCTCGCCGACACCGACCTCGGCTGGGGCGTCGTCGACCTGCTCGACGGGCTTCGCTCCCGGGTGCCCGAGCTGCCCGCAGCGGTGACCCTCGCCTCCGACGGGTGGCTCGCCGCACGCGCCGAGCGATCGCTCCTCGACGACATCGACGACCTCGTCTACGTCAAGTCGAACTCGGGCATCGGCGGCGCGATCATCACCGGCGGCCGCATCGTCGAGGGCGCGCACGGCGTCGGAGCGTCGCTCGGGCACCTCGCCCTCATCCCCGACGGACCGAGCTGCGAATGCGGCCAGATCGGATGCCTCGTCACGATCGCCGGACCCGACGCCCTGCTCGAGCGGGCGGGCCTCACCCGGCTGGTGGGCGACCGCGGCCTCGCCGCCGCGCTCGACGAGTTCTCCCGCCGCCTCGACGCGGGCGAACCCGCCGCGACCGCCGCATGGAACGACGCCCTGCCGTGGATCGCGCGCGCCCTGCAGGTGCTCTCGCTCGCGACCGATCCCTCGTCCATCGTCATCGGCGGATTCTGGGCTGCGCACGCCGGATCGATCGAACGGGCGTTCCGAGCCAACCGCCCCGCGGTGGCCGAGGCGTTCGGCCGTCCGGCATCCGCGATCCCGACCGTGTCGGCGGGTCGTCTCGGCGCCGACGCCGCCCTCCTCGGCGCCGCATGGGCGGCCCGCGACCGCCTGCTCGCCGACCCGGCGCGACTCGGCGTCTGA
- a CDS encoding TetR/AcrR family transcriptional regulator encodes MAQRGSYAKGIAKREEILTTALDVIARNGYRRTSVKELADAVELSQAGLLHYFSSKEELFQEVLRKRDEVDTATYGLDVERSIDSFFEVIRHNSEVPGLVQLYAQLSTEAADAAHPAHEFFVRRYDTFRATFGGMLREEQAAGRLDPEIDVERTANLFLAAADGLQTQWMLDPTIDMAEHISYLWQLITRQD; translated from the coding sequence ATGGCTCAACGAGGTTCGTACGCAAAAGGCATCGCCAAGCGCGAGGAGATCCTCACCACCGCGCTCGACGTGATCGCACGCAACGGGTACCGCCGCACGAGCGTCAAGGAGCTCGCCGACGCGGTCGAACTCAGCCAGGCCGGTTTGCTGCACTACTTCTCGTCGAAGGAGGAGCTCTTCCAGGAGGTGCTCCGCAAGCGCGACGAGGTCGACACCGCGACCTACGGACTCGACGTCGAGCGCTCGATCGACTCCTTCTTCGAGGTGATCCGGCACAACAGCGAGGTGCCGGGGCTCGTGCAGCTCTACGCGCAGCTCTCGACCGAGGCCGCCGATGCGGCGCACCCGGCGCACGAGTTCTTCGTCAGGCGCTACGACACGTTCCGCGCCACGTTCGGCGGCATGCTCCGCGAGGAGCAGGCCGCGGGCCGACTCGACCCCGAGATCGACGTCGAGCGCACCGCCAACCTGTTCCTCGCGGCAGCCGACGGCCTGCAGACCCAGTGGATGCTCGACCCGACCATCGACATGGCCGAGCACATCTCCTACCTCTGGCAGCTCATCACCAGGCAGGACTGA
- a CDS encoding MFS transporter, whose protein sequence is MTTMSSPASPVEPSPAPESAVDPAADTADAADAALAFAEGAAGNDDPPTPVKGVRRLLAWIIPANFGIFLIWGAVPGILLPAQIAAQFGEADKVANLTIVATIGAFCSMLAQPIAGQISDRTRSRFGRRAPWIFLGSLAGGLALIGLAFANSLVGVIVAWSLVQITYNIAQGPLSAIMPDRVPLKRRGTFAALSGIGLMVGAIGGQIIGSMFLGSIAAGYVTFALVSLVILTLFIVFNPDHSSKELEREPFKLADFLRTFWVNPIKHPDFFWAFTGRLLLYTGYFAVTGFQFFLLTDYFGVEKPGEVIPMLGLISLAGILIATAVSGPLSDKVGRRKIFVFISSVVTGIAFLLPWVWPDITAWMILTFVSGLGFGMFQAVDTALMSEVLPSAKSFAKDLGVVNIAATLPQTLAPGVAGAIVLSMGYAALFPVAIVLSILGAFAVWPIKAVK, encoded by the coding sequence ATGACAACGATGTCCTCCCCAGCATCACCCGTCGAACCGTCACCCGCACCGGAGTCCGCCGTCGACCCGGCCGCCGACACCGCCGACGCCGCCGACGCCGCCCTCGCGTTCGCCGAAGGGGCCGCCGGCAACGACGACCCGCCCACCCCGGTCAAGGGCGTCCGCCGCCTTCTCGCGTGGATCATCCCCGCGAACTTCGGCATCTTCCTCATCTGGGGTGCGGTTCCCGGCATCCTGCTGCCCGCCCAGATCGCCGCGCAGTTCGGCGAGGCCGACAAGGTCGCGAACCTCACGATCGTGGCGACGATCGGCGCGTTCTGCTCGATGCTCGCCCAGCCCATCGCGGGTCAGATCTCCGACCGCACGCGTTCGCGGTTCGGCCGCCGTGCACCGTGGATCTTCCTCGGCTCGCTCGCCGGCGGCCTCGCCCTCATCGGGCTCGCGTTCGCGAACAGCCTCGTCGGCGTCATCGTCGCCTGGAGCCTCGTGCAGATCACCTACAACATCGCGCAGGGCCCGCTCAGCGCGATCATGCCCGACCGAGTGCCCCTCAAGCGTCGCGGCACCTTCGCCGCGCTCTCGGGGATCGGCCTCATGGTCGGCGCGATCGGCGGCCAGATCATCGGCTCGATGTTCCTCGGCAGCATCGCCGCCGGCTACGTCACCTTCGCGCTCGTGTCGCTCGTCATCCTCACGCTGTTCATCGTCTTCAACCCCGACCACTCGTCGAAGGAGCTCGAGCGCGAGCCGTTCAAGCTCGCCGACTTCCTCCGCACGTTCTGGGTCAACCCGATCAAGCACCCCGACTTCTTCTGGGCCTTCACCGGGCGGCTCCTGCTCTACACCGGCTACTTCGCGGTGACCGGCTTCCAGTTCTTCCTGCTCACCGACTACTTCGGCGTCGAGAAGCCGGGCGAGGTCATCCCGATGCTCGGCCTCATCAGCCTCGCCGGCATCCTGATCGCGACCGCCGTCTCCGGCCCGCTCTCCGACAAGGTCGGCCGACGCAAGATCTTCGTCTTCATCTCGTCGGTCGTCACCGGAATCGCGTTCCTCCTGCCGTGGGTCTGGCCAGACATCACCGCGTGGATGATCCTGACCTTCGTCTCCGGCCTCGGCTTCGGCATGTTCCAGGCCGTCGACACCGCCCTCATGAGCGAGGTGCTGCCCTCGGCCAAGTCGTTCGCCAAGGACCTCGGCGTCGTGAACATCGCGGCGACCCTGCCGCAGACCCTCGCACCGGGTGTCGCCGGTGCGATCGTGCTCTCGATGGGGTACGCCGCCTTGTTCCCCGTCGCGATCGTGCTCTCGATCCTCGGCGCGTTCGCGGTCTGGCCCATCAAGGCGGTGAAGTGA
- a CDS encoding phosphatase PAP2 family protein, producing the protein MTDATLTPNASGTPASASAARPTSRRRWMLVTGLVGLALFVAFGFAVFQNVETPFTQPLDDAWRALVGAASVDDVTWVVPMFFQYLGELPGFALTILIVPIWLFVIRRWRSALFWITAELVGNMVVSQVTKNLVDRPRPADDVANNLFGPLFSVDHGSFPSGHAVSAGILIIAVAAVLPPAKRFVWWFVAAFIGLGMIWQRTLINAHWFSDAVFGIIGGVSATLVIWWLFANLLAKDYGKPLFRRAVSATAAAPTSAAGSPASA; encoded by the coding sequence ATGACGGATGCCACGCTCACGCCGAACGCCTCCGGTACGCCGGCATCCGCATCCGCCGCGAGGCCGACCTCCCGTCGGCGCTGGATGCTCGTCACCGGACTCGTCGGGCTCGCCCTCTTCGTCGCCTTCGGGTTCGCCGTGTTCCAGAACGTCGAGACGCCGTTCACCCAGCCGCTCGACGACGCCTGGCGAGCCCTCGTCGGTGCCGCGTCGGTCGACGACGTGACCTGGGTCGTCCCGATGTTCTTCCAGTACCTCGGCGAGCTGCCGGGGTTCGCGCTCACGATCCTGATCGTGCCGATCTGGCTGTTCGTGATCCGCCGCTGGCGCTCCGCGCTGTTCTGGATCACGGCCGAGCTCGTCGGCAACATGGTCGTCTCCCAGGTCACGAAGAACCTCGTCGACCGCCCGCGCCCCGCCGACGACGTCGCGAACAACCTGTTCGGCCCGCTCTTCTCGGTCGACCACGGCTCGTTCCCCTCCGGTCACGCGGTGAGCGCCGGCATCCTGATCATCGCGGTCGCCGCCGTGCTGCCGCCCGCCAAGCGGTTCGTGTGGTGGTTCGTCGCCGCGTTCATCGGCCTCGGCATGATCTGGCAGCGCACCCTCATCAACGCCCACTGGTTCTCGGACGCCGTGTTCGGCATCATCGGCGGCGTCAGCGCGACGCTCGTCATCTGGTGGCTGTTCGCGAACCTGCTCGCGAAGGACTACGGCAAGCCGCTGTTCCGTCGCGCGGTGAGCGCCACCGCGGCGGCGCCGACGAGCGCGGCCGGCTCGCCGGCATCCGCCTAG
- a CDS encoding glycoside hydrolase family 3 C-terminal domain-containing protein, whose protein sequence is MTDTIDTIVEASAADVVADLTIEEKASLTSGADFWTTKSVERVGLPSILLTDGPHGVRLQRADSDHLGIGDSVPATCFPPAVALGSSFDPELLERVGSALGEEAQAEGVGVLLGPGINIKRSPLCGRNFEYLSEDPIVSGVLGSALVRGLQSQGVGASLKHFAANNQEADRMRVSADIDERPLREIYLRGFQRVVEDEQPWTVMCSYNRLNGVYTSEDPWLLTKVLRDEWGFEGLVVSDWGAVNHRVTGLVAGLDLEMPASGGRTDAQLVAAVHDGSLAEADLDLAARRNVELVQKAVRNARTDATYDVDTHHALAREVAAASIVLLKNDGVLPLAADASVAVIGELARTPRYQGAGSSQINPTKLDSALDEIRVIAGAGAGAGAGAGAEVAFAAGYDADGSSSDELTAEAVAAASAASTVLLFLGVPAAQESEGFDRDDLELPAAQLELLDAVLAANANVVVVLSNGGVVRLSGFADRVPAIVEGWLLGQAGGGAVADVLYGVVNPSGRLTETIPVRLADSPAYLDFPGEHSHVRYGEGLFVGYRWYDARDLEVTYPFGHGLSYTSFEYADAAATASSDGIAVRVTVTNTGDRDGAEIVQVYTSVSGSSVVRAPRELKGFAKVALAAGESREVEVLLRRKDLAHWDTRVDEWVVEGGTYTVSIGSSSRDIRSTATVEVEGDAVNAPLSMNSSIGELIEHPVAGPIIMQAFAGGGEGDGGPNPAGALLADPAMFKMMASFPIGRLASFPGMPVTMDQIEQLIAASNGR, encoded by the coding sequence ATGACCGACACGATCGACACCATCGTCGAGGCATCCGCCGCGGATGTCGTCGCCGACCTGACCATCGAGGAGAAGGCCTCGCTCACGAGCGGCGCCGACTTCTGGACGACCAAGTCGGTCGAGCGAGTGGGCCTGCCCTCGATCCTGCTGACCGACGGCCCCCACGGCGTGCGCCTGCAGCGCGCCGACAGCGACCACCTCGGCATCGGCGACAGCGTGCCGGCCACCTGCTTCCCGCCCGCCGTCGCGCTCGGGTCGTCGTTCGACCCCGAACTGCTCGAGCGCGTCGGCTCGGCGCTCGGCGAGGAGGCGCAGGCCGAGGGCGTCGGCGTGCTGCTCGGCCCCGGCATCAACATCAAGCGCTCGCCGCTCTGCGGACGCAACTTCGAGTACCTCTCGGAGGACCCGATCGTCTCGGGCGTGCTCGGCTCGGCGCTCGTGCGCGGCCTGCAGTCGCAGGGCGTCGGCGCGTCGCTCAAGCACTTCGCGGCCAACAACCAGGAGGCCGACCGCATGCGCGTCTCGGCCGACATCGACGAGCGCCCGCTGCGCGAGATCTACCTGCGCGGCTTCCAGCGCGTCGTCGAGGACGAGCAGCCGTGGACCGTCATGTGCTCGTACAACCGGCTCAACGGCGTCTACACGTCGGAGGACCCGTGGCTGCTCACGAAGGTGCTGCGCGACGAGTGGGGCTTCGAGGGCCTCGTCGTCTCGGACTGGGGCGCCGTCAACCACCGCGTGACGGGCCTCGTCGCGGGGCTCGACCTCGAGATGCCCGCGAGCGGCGGACGCACCGACGCCCAGCTCGTCGCCGCCGTGCACGACGGCTCGCTCGCCGAGGCCGACCTCGACCTCGCCGCGCGGCGCAACGTCGAGCTCGTGCAGAAGGCCGTGCGCAATGCTCGCACCGACGCGACCTACGACGTCGACACCCACCACGCCCTAGCCCGCGAGGTCGCCGCAGCTTCGATCGTGCTGCTGAAGAACGACGGCGTGCTGCCGCTCGCGGCCGACGCCTCGGTCGCCGTCATCGGCGAGCTCGCCCGCACCCCGCGCTACCAGGGGGCCGGATCGTCGCAGATCAACCCCACGAAGCTCGACAGCGCGCTCGACGAGATCCGCGTGATCGCGGGCGCGGGTGCTGGCGCCGGCGCGGGCGCTGGCGCCGAGGTCGCCTTCGCCGCGGGCTACGACGCCGATGGCTCGAGCTCGGACGAGCTCACCGCCGAAGCGGTCGCCGCGGCATCCGCAGCCTCGACCGTGCTGCTGTTCCTCGGCGTGCCCGCCGCGCAGGAGTCCGAGGGCTTCGACCGCGACGACCTCGAACTGCCGGCCGCGCAGCTCGAGCTGCTCGACGCCGTGCTCGCGGCCAACGCGAACGTCGTCGTCGTGCTCTCGAACGGCGGCGTCGTGCGCCTCTCGGGCTTCGCCGACCGGGTGCCCGCGATCGTCGAGGGATGGCTGCTCGGCCAGGCCGGCGGCGGCGCGGTCGCCGACGTGCTCTACGGCGTCGTGAACCCGTCTGGACGCCTCACCGAGACGATCCCGGTGCGCCTGGCCGACAGCCCCGCGTACCTCGACTTCCCGGGCGAGCACTCGCACGTGCGCTACGGCGAGGGCCTGTTCGTCGGCTACCGCTGGTACGACGCACGCGACCTCGAGGTCACCTACCCGTTCGGTCACGGCCTTTCGTACACGAGCTTCGAATATGCGGATGCCGCGGCGACCGCCTCCTCGGACGGCATCGCCGTGCGCGTCACCGTGACGAACACGGGCGACCGCGACGGCGCCGAGATCGTGCAGGTCTACACGTCGGTTTCCGGCTCGAGCGTCGTGCGCGCCCCCCGCGAGCTCAAGGGCTTCGCCAAGGTCGCGCTCGCCGCGGGCGAGTCCCGCGAGGTCGAGGTGCTCCTGCGCCGCAAGGACCTCGCGCACTGGGACACGCGCGTCGACGAGTGGGTCGTCGAGGGCGGCACCTACACGGTGTCGATCGGATCGTCGAGCCGCGACATCCGCTCGACGGCGACCGTCGAGGTCGAGGGCGATGCCGTGAACGCGCCGCTCTCGATGAACTCGTCGATCGGCGAGCTCATCGAGCACCCCGTCGCAGGCCCGATCATCATGCAGGCCTTCGCGGGCGGCGGAGAGGGCGACGGCGGACCGAACCCGGCCGGCGCGCTCCTGGCCGACCCGGCCATGTTCAAGATGATGGCGTCGTTCCCGATCGGGCGCCTCGCGTCGTTCCCCGGCATGCCCGTGACGATGGACCAGATCGAGCAGCTCATCGCGGCCTCGAACGGCCGGTAG
- a CDS encoding alpha-hydroxy acid oxidase translates to MVQRQFPNPKELAQLMRFKTPTLDPTDRRLEKAHTIADLRAIAKRRTPKAPFDYTEGAAEGELSLARARQAFQDVEFHPSVLRSVPVVDTTREVLGGTSALPFGIAPTGFTRLMQTEGEIAGAGAAGAAGIPFTLSTLGTTSIEDVKAANPTGRNWFQLYVMREREISYELTRRAASAGFDTIFFTVDTPVAGARLRDKRNGFSIPPQLTPGTIINAIPRPAWWINFLTTPPLEFASLSTTGGTVGELLDSAMDPTISFDDLDIIRSMWPGKIVVKGVQTVEDARLLADRGVDGIVLSNHGGRQLDRAPIPFHLLPHVVREVGSDLEVHVDTGIMNGADIVASVALGARFTLIGRAYLYGLMAGGRRGVDKTISILKGEVERTMKLLEVATLDELGPQHVTQLTRMVPIAKPLADAAARAVATASAKPKTVRTPRTPAAAKPAATATKPAAKKPSVKQ, encoded by the coding sequence ATGGTCCAGCGCCAGTTCCCGAACCCCAAGGAGCTCGCCCAGCTCATGCGATTCAAGACGCCGACGCTCGACCCGACCGACCGTCGGCTCGAGAAGGCGCACACGATCGCCGACCTGCGCGCGATCGCGAAGCGGCGCACCCCGAAGGCGCCGTTCGACTACACCGAGGGCGCCGCCGAGGGCGAGCTGTCGCTGGCGCGTGCGCGCCAGGCCTTCCAGGACGTCGAGTTCCACCCGTCGGTGCTGCGCAGCGTGCCCGTGGTCGACACGACGCGCGAGGTGCTCGGCGGCACGAGCGCGCTGCCGTTCGGCATCGCCCCGACCGGCTTCACCCGGCTCATGCAGACCGAGGGCGAGATCGCGGGCGCCGGTGCGGCCGGTGCCGCGGGCATCCCGTTCACGCTGTCGACGCTCGGCACCACGTCGATCGAAGACGTGAAGGCGGCGAACCCGACCGGGCGCAACTGGTTCCAGCTCTACGTCATGCGCGAGCGCGAGATCTCCTACGAACTCACGCGTCGCGCGGCCTCGGCCGGCTTCGACACGATCTTCTTCACGGTCGACACCCCGGTCGCAGGCGCACGCCTGCGCGACAAGCGCAACGGCTTCTCGATCCCGCCGCAGCTGACCCCGGGCACGATCATCAACGCGATCCCCCGTCCCGCCTGGTGGATCAACTTCCTCACGACCCCGCCGCTCGAGTTCGCCTCGCTGTCGACGACCGGCGGCACCGTCGGCGAACTGCTCGACTCGGCCATGGACCCGACCATCTCGTTCGACGACCTCGACATCATCCGCTCGATGTGGCCGGGCAAGATCGTCGTCAAGGGCGTGCAGACCGTCGAGGACGCGCGCCTGCTCGCCGACCGCGGCGTCGACGGCATCGTGCTCTCGAACCACGGCGGACGCCAGCTCGACCGGGCGCCGATCCCCTTCCACCTGCTGCCGCACGTCGTGCGCGAGGTCGGCTCCGACCTGGAGGTGCACGTCGACACCGGCATCATGAACGGCGCCGACATCGTGGCATCCGTCGCCCTCGGTGCGCGCTTCACGCTCATCGGCCGCGCGTACCTCTACGGCCTCATGGCCGGCGGGCGGCGGGGCGTCGACAAGACGATCTCGATCCTGAAGGGCGAGGTCGAGCGCACCATGAAGCTGCTCGAGGTCGCCACGCTCGACGAGCTCGGCCCCCAGCACGTCACGCAGCTCACGCGCATGGTGCCGATCGCGAAGCCGCTGGCGGATGCCGCTGCGCGGGCCGTCGCGACCGCCTCCGCGAAGCCGAAGACCGTCCGCACCCCGCGCACGCCCGCGGCGGCGAAGCCGGCTGCGACCGCGACCAAGCCCGCCGCGAAGAAGCCGTCGGTCAAGCAGTAG
- a CDS encoding FadR/GntR family transcriptional regulator: MADDVESPRAWRAVLEHVERRLLDGDLRPGDRLPGERALAADLGVGRSSVREALRVLEAMGLIRTASGSGPNAGAIIVATPSGAMSALMRLQVAAHGFPVADIVRTRLILESAVAGELAERAGLSAASGAGLETLRSSTGGSDPTPYPDLASADALLDAMDSPDLDPSEFLALDAAFHLALAEASGNQVVTATMAGLRSGIEGYALDGLARIDDWHATSARLRSEHRGVVEAIRAADAAAARSRIHDHISGYYAETFPEGTAVPEATAVTA; encoded by the coding sequence ATGGCCGACGACGTCGAGAGCCCCCGCGCCTGGCGCGCCGTACTCGAGCACGTCGAACGCCGCCTGCTCGACGGCGACCTCCGGCCCGGCGATCGCCTTCCCGGTGAACGCGCCCTCGCGGCCGACCTCGGCGTCGGGCGCTCGAGCGTGCGCGAGGCGCTGCGCGTGCTCGAGGCCATGGGGCTGATCCGCACGGCCTCGGGCTCCGGCCCGAACGCGGGCGCGATCATCGTCGCGACCCCGAGCGGCGCCATGAGCGCGCTCATGCGCCTGCAGGTCGCCGCGCACGGGTTCCCCGTGGCCGACATCGTGCGCACCCGACTCATCCTCGAATCCGCGGTCGCGGGCGAGCTGGCCGAGCGGGCGGGGCTGAGTGCGGCGTCGGGCGCTGGTCTCGAGACGCTACGCTCCTCGACCGGCGGGTCCGATCCCACTCCCTACCCAGACCTCGCCTCCGCCGACGCCCTGCTCGACGCCATGGACTCCCCCGACCTCGACCCGTCGGAGTTCCTCGCGCTCGACGCCGCCTTCCACCTGGCGCTGGCCGAGGCATCCGGCAACCAGGTCGTGACCGCGACCATGGCCGGCCTCCGCAGCGGCATCGAGGGCTACGCGCTCGACGGCCTCGCCCGCATCGACGACTGGCACGCGACATCCGCCCGCCTGCGCAGCGAGCACCGCGGCGTCGTCGAGGCGATCAGGGCAGCGGATGCCGCGGCGGCCCGCTCCCGCATCCACGACCACATCTCGGGGTACTACGCCGAGACCTTCCCCGAAGGCACTGCCGTCCCCGAAGCCACCGCCGTCACCGCCTGA